Proteins encoded in a region of the Phaenicophaeus curvirostris isolate KB17595 chromosome 1, BPBGC_Pcur_1.0, whole genome shotgun sequence genome:
- the CDADC1 gene encoding cytidine and dCMP deaminase domain-containing protein 1 — MHGAEEEAAMGRPRVSAASTQTDSMAGQMPRLSKVNLFTLLSLWMELFPSAEQQKKSQVKKSGLVVVKNMKIVGLHCSSTDLHAGQIALIKHGSRLKNCDLYFSRKPCSTCLKMIVNAGVNRISYWPADPEISLQNEASNPVTTDDAKLDAKAVERLKSNSRARVCVLLQPLVCYMMQFVEETSTKFDFIQKIAKSQPDSNTDFYTACRQERIKEYESLFLISNEEMHKQILMTMGLENLCENPYFSNLRQNMKDLVLVLATVAASVPVFGCFGFYNSESQQTNETDHQGLPQEIARHCMIQARLLAYRTEDHKTGVGAIIWAEEKSRSCDGTGAMYFVGCGYNAFPAGSEYADFPHMDDKQKDREIRKFRYIIHAEQNALTFRCREIKPDERSMIFVTKCPCDECVPLIKGAGIKQIYAGDVDAGKKKADISYMKFGELEGVSKFTWQLNPLHTNALDFRDSTARENGVQKTKSLDDQQHQNKKLCLGHY, encoded by the exons ATGCACGGcgcggaggaggaggcggcgatGGGGAGGCCGCGGGTGAGCGCGGCGAGCACGCAGACCGACAGCATGGCCG GTCAAATGCCAAGACTTTCTAAGGTCAATCTTTTTACTTTGCTCAGTCTATGGATGGAGCTCTTTCCCTCGgctgagcagcagaaaaaatCACAG GTCAAGAAGAGTGGTCTAGTTGTGGTGAAAAACATGAAGATTGTTGGTCTTCATTGTTCCAGTACAGACTTGCACGCTGGCCAGATTGCACTCATTAAACACGGATCAAGACTTAAAAACTGtgatctttatttttccagaaaaccaTGTTCAACATGTTTAAAAATGATTGTAAATG ctggtGTGAACAGGATTTCTTACTGGCCTGCGGATCCTGAAATCAGCCTGCAGAATGAGGCGTCCAATCCGGTGACTACTGATGATGCAAAGCTAGATGCCAAAGCAGTAGAAAGACTGAAGTCAAATAGTCGTgctcgtgtgtgtgtgttgcttCAGCCTTTGGTGTGCTATATGATGCAATTTGTTGAAGAAACTTCCACCAAATTTGACTTTATtcaaaaaatagcaaaatctCAGCCTGACTCTAACACTGACTTTTATACTGCATGTAGACAAGAGAGAATAAAAGAATATGAAAGTTTATTCCTAATCTCAAATGAGGAAATGCACAAGCAAATATTGATGACAATGGGACTGGAGAACCTCTGTGAAAACCCCTATTTCAGCAACCTTAGGCAAAACATGAAAGATCTTGTCCTGGTCTTGGCGACAGTGGCTGCCAGTGTCCCTGTCTTTGGATGCTTTGGATTTTACAACAGTGAATCACAGCAAACAAATGAAACAGAccatcagggattgccccaagaAATCGCAAGGCACTGTATGATCCAAGCCAGACTCCTCGCCTACAGGACAG AGGATCATAAAACGGGAGTTGGAGCTATTATTtgggcagaggaaaaatca AGAAGCTGTGATGGAACAGGAGCAATGTATTTTGTAGGCTGTGGTTACAATGCTTTTCCTGCTGGATCTGAATATGCTGATTTTCCACACATGGATGATAAACAGAAGGATCGGGAAATCAGAAAGTTCAGATACATTATACACGCGGAGCAGAACGCCTTGACATTCAG GTGTCGAGAAATAAAGCCAGACGAGAGAAGCATGATATTTGTGACAAAATGTCCATGTGATGAATGTGTCCCTTTGATTAAAGGGGCTGGTATCAAGCAGATCTATGCAGGAGATGTTGAcgctggaaaaaagaaagcagacatATCCTATATGAAGTTCGGTGAACTTGAGGGTGTAAGCAAATTTACA TGGCAACTAAATCCATTGCACACCAATGCCCTTGACTTCCGTGACTCCACAGCCAGGGaaa atggggtccagaaaacaaaatcactaGATGACCAGCAGCACCAAAACAAGAAACTGTGTCTTGGTCACTATTGA